The following proteins are encoded in a genomic region of Synechococcus sp. ROS8604:
- the hemF gene encoding oxygen-dependent coproporphyrinogen oxidase produces the protein MVRSLLKRLKGKVLLSSDATGERPPSDSRTRARALVQGLQDEICAGLEQLDGSAHFQEESWDRPEGGGGRSRVMTEGRVFEQGGVNFSEVHGKELPPSILKQRPEAKGHPWFATGTSMVLHPRNPFIPTVHLNYRYFEAGPVWWFGGGADLTPFYPFLEDARHFHREHQRACDSIDPKLYTVFKPWCDEYFFLKHRQETRGIGGIFYDYQDGSGRLYRGQDAEGPAARQAAEIGACPLGWDQLHDLARACGQAFLPAYTPIVEKRNPLPYGERERQFQLYRRGRYVEFNLVWDRGTIFGLQTNGRTESILMSLPPMARWQYGYRAPEGSREELLTDLFTRPQDWFADSTLEDRCRPHQAID, from the coding sequence ATGGTTCGCTCTCTCCTTAAGCGCCTCAAGGGCAAGGTCTTGCTCTCCTCGGATGCCACTGGGGAGAGACCACCTTCCGATTCCCGCACGCGAGCCAGGGCGCTGGTGCAGGGACTCCAAGATGAAATTTGCGCTGGTCTCGAGCAACTGGATGGCAGCGCCCATTTTCAGGAGGAGAGTTGGGATCGTCCGGAAGGAGGTGGTGGACGTTCGCGGGTGATGACCGAGGGGCGGGTGTTTGAGCAGGGAGGGGTGAACTTTTCCGAGGTCCACGGCAAAGAATTGCCACCATCAATCCTCAAGCAGCGTCCTGAGGCCAAAGGGCATCCCTGGTTCGCAACCGGAACGTCGATGGTGTTGCACCCTCGCAATCCCTTCATTCCGACCGTTCATTTGAACTATCGCTACTTCGAGGCGGGCCCTGTTTGGTGGTTTGGAGGGGGTGCCGATCTCACGCCTTTTTATCCGTTCCTCGAGGATGCCCGCCACTTCCACCGAGAGCACCAGCGGGCCTGTGATTCCATCGACCCCAAGCTTTACACCGTGTTTAAGCCTTGGTGCGATGAATATTTCTTCCTGAAGCACCGCCAGGAGACAAGGGGGATCGGGGGGATTTTCTACGACTACCAAGATGGAAGTGGTCGCCTGTATCGAGGCCAGGACGCAGAGGGACCTGCGGCGCGTCAAGCCGCAGAAATTGGCGCGTGCCCACTGGGTTGGGACCAATTGCACGACCTGGCGCGCGCTTGTGGACAAGCCTTCTTGCCTGCCTACACCCCGATTGTGGAGAAGCGCAATCCACTCCCCTATGGAGAGAGAGAACGTCAATTTCAGCTCTACCGGCGTGGCCGCTACGTGGAATTCAATCTGGTCTGGGATCGGGGCACGATTTTTGGATTGCAGACCAACGGTCGTACGGAATCGATCCTGATGTCTCTTCCTCCGATGGCACGCTGGCAGTACGGCTATCGAGCCCCTGAAGGATCACGGGAGGAATTGCTCACAGACCTGTTTACCCGTCCGCAGGATTGGTTTGCAGATTCGACCCTTGAGGACCGTTGCCGCCCTCATCAGGCGATCGATTAA
- a CDS encoding ribonuclease D, translating into MTDITAQPRAFAVFDGDLDADWAERYSHATALAVDTEAMGLIHGRDRLCLVQICDAEDQVSCVRIALGQTEAPRLKALMEQASIEKVFHFARFDVAALATGLGIRVNPIFCTKVGSRLARTYSPRHGLKEVVMELVGVELDKQAQSSDWGRVDELSHTQLAYAANDARYLLPARDRLKEMLQREGRWDLAERCFGCIPVMSDLDRFRFTQTFEH; encoded by the coding sequence ATGACTGACATCACTGCACAGCCTCGAGCGTTTGCTGTTTTCGATGGCGATCTTGATGCGGACTGGGCGGAGCGTTACAGCCATGCCACCGCTCTCGCTGTGGATACGGAAGCGATGGGTTTGATTCATGGACGGGATCGTCTCTGTCTGGTTCAAATCTGTGATGCCGAAGATCAGGTGTCCTGCGTTCGCATCGCCCTGGGGCAAACCGAGGCTCCACGCCTTAAAGCGTTGATGGAACAGGCCTCGATCGAGAAGGTGTTCCATTTCGCCCGCTTTGATGTGGCGGCGCTGGCGACCGGGCTGGGCATCAGGGTGAACCCCATTTTCTGCACCAAGGTTGGGAGTCGGTTAGCTCGCACCTACAGCCCTCGCCATGGACTCAAGGAGGTGGTGATGGAGCTGGTGGGTGTGGAGCTGGATAAGCAGGCCCAAAGCAGTGATTGGGGTCGTGTGGATGAACTCAGCCACACCCAACTCGCCTATGCGGCGAACGATGCGCGCTACTTACTCCCCGCCCGAGACCGCCTCAAGGAGATGTTGCAGCGTGAGGGTCGCTGGGACCTTGCCGAGCGTTGCTTTGGTTGCATTCCGGTGATGTCTGATCTCGATCGCTTTCGCTTCACCCAGACCTTTGAGCATTAA
- a CDS encoding PadR family transcriptional regulator has protein sequence MLHRRSATHNCLADIEHYFQQPPPLFLDLELAVCWILACLLQHDSYPSGLLQRLQREHPQLRVSETVLHQAVDFLNQQELLECYSKRCPSRGRPRRMLHLHEEARAEAERLMEPWQRWLLEHDPVTT, from the coding sequence ATGCTCCACCGTCGCAGCGCCACTCACAACTGCCTGGCCGATATCGAACATTATTTTCAGCAACCACCACCACTGTTTTTAGATCTCGAACTGGCGGTGTGCTGGATCCTGGCCTGCCTTCTCCAACACGACAGCTATCCCTCTGGACTGCTCCAGAGACTTCAACGGGAACATCCACAGTTGCGCGTGTCTGAAACCGTCCTGCACCAGGCCGTTGACTTTTTAAATCAGCAAGAACTGCTCGAGTGCTACAGCAAGCGCTGTCCAAGCCGCGGCCGTCCTCGCCGCATGCTCCATCTCCATGAGGAGGCCAGAGCCGAGGCTGAGCGGTTGATGGAACCATGGCAGCGCTGGCTCCTCGAACATGACCCCGTGACCACCTAG
- a CDS encoding lipopolysaccharide assembly protein LapB — protein sequence MSDWKTFADKIKKLLKSKDLSAAKEELAIGLEKLPNQINLLTIATNIYRASGDREKSLEYSELLITHHPDNWNGYGRAAQELVALKRFEEAQKQIQSGLEKLPNQVNLLTIATDVFRASNDREKSLEYSELLITHHPDNWNGYGRAAQDLVALKRLEEAKIKVQKGFRKKQNQFILLYEDEFLRILAKHVQESTTCIVNCGGALLNLESTFVDTDFENANVFRIIDKEETWSNSIDTDVLKDFFALFGSFSEVVAIGVSSNATSALFLGPLLNAKTIIAFSPQYTVFPDYNPSLFATMRRNKRVAKRINSIKEWKYKSLKNVDKHGSQEFVFSGDTKHDLSQYKSFLENPIKERRCIPIKLTRHCCNSDLERSKILSPLIKLCLGGASESDCIQLLNKGGFEIYNELPEGITASFSEG from the coding sequence ATGAGCGACTGGAAGACGTTCGCAGATAAAATCAAAAAACTACTGAAATCCAAAGATCTCAGCGCAGCAAAAGAAGAACTGGCGATAGGTCTAGAAAAACTCCCTAACCAGATCAATCTCCTCACCATTGCAACTAATATCTACCGTGCATCAGGTGATCGTGAGAAATCTCTTGAATATTCTGAACTTCTAATCACTCACCATCCAGACAACTGGAATGGATATGGTCGTGCAGCACAAGAACTAGTTGCACTCAAGCGGTTTGAAGAAGCACAGAAACAAATTCAATCAGGACTGGAGAAACTCCCTAACCAGGTCAACCTCCTGACGATTGCAACGGATGTCTTCCGTGCATCTAATGATCGTGAAAAATCTCTTGAATATTCTGAACTCTTAATCACTCACCATCCAGACAACTGGAATGGTTATGGACGTGCAGCACAAGATCTCGTTGCACTCAAACGGCTTGAGGAAGCAAAAATAAAAGTTCAAAAGGGATTCAGAAAAAAGCAAAATCAGTTCATTCTCCTCTACGAAGATGAATTTTTGCGCATACTCGCCAAACATGTTCAAGAAAGCACGACGTGCATAGTCAATTGTGGGGGTGCACTTCTTAATCTAGAAAGTACTTTTGTAGATACAGATTTTGAAAATGCCAATGTTTTCAGGATTATTGACAAAGAAGAGACCTGGTCAAATTCTATTGATACGGATGTCCTAAAGGATTTTTTTGCATTATTCGGATCTTTCTCTGAAGTGGTCGCCATTGGAGTTAGCAGCAATGCCACCAGCGCATTATTCCTGGGACCTTTGCTTAATGCAAAGACAATCATTGCATTTTCACCTCAATATACCGTTTTCCCTGACTACAATCCATCACTTTTTGCCACAATGAGACGAAATAAACGTGTCGCGAAGAGGATAAACAGCATTAAAGAATGGAAATACAAGTCTCTAAAAAATGTCGACAAACATGGTTCCCAAGAATTTGTATTTTCTGGGGATACAAAGCATGACCTGTCGCAATATAAGAGTTTTCTTGAGAATCCAATCAAAGAGCGTCGATGCATCCCCATTAAACTGACCAGACACTGTTGTAATAGTGATCTAGAAAGAAGCAAAATCCTTTCTCCTCTGATTAAACTGTGCCTAGGCGGCGCAAGTGAATCTGATTGTATTCAGTTGTTGAATAAAGGTGGATTTGAGATCTACAATGAATTGCCTGAAGGAATCACCGCTTCTTTCTCAGAAGGGTGA
- a CDS encoding cofactor assembly of complex C subunit B, with the protein MPTTQTSTLLLTLLLAIGLVFFLRAASKDRTTVVEVHSPRPALEVMEGLCTWLESRGWIRDGGDAERCLLEYRGRVASSNPLAMLLSILGGVGAGCLGLVLRELNPSLGWWPLSLILLGPLAGWVYSRRAARQESIQIRLIEPAPQEGSTLRLRAHRDELIALELALGEPLELASDGSLLSSPI; encoded by the coding sequence ATGCCAACCACACAGACATCCACATTGTTGCTGACCCTGCTGCTGGCCATTGGACTCGTGTTCTTCTTGCGAGCCGCCAGCAAAGATCGCACCACCGTGGTGGAGGTGCACTCCCCAAGGCCCGCGCTTGAAGTCATGGAAGGACTCTGCACGTGGCTCGAGAGTCGCGGTTGGATTCGCGATGGCGGCGATGCAGAGCGTTGTTTGCTCGAATATCGCGGTCGCGTGGCCTCCAGCAACCCATTAGCGATGTTGCTCTCCATTCTCGGCGGGGTTGGCGCAGGTTGCCTTGGGCTCGTGCTGCGTGAGCTCAACCCATCGCTTGGCTGGTGGCCGCTCTCGCTCATCCTGCTTGGGCCCCTCGCCGGTTGGGTTTACAGCCGACGAGCGGCCCGTCAGGAAAGCATCCAAATCCGTTTGATCGAACCAGCACCCCAAGAAGGAAGCACCCTCAGGCTTCGTGCGCACCGCGACGAATTGATCGCCCTCGAGCTGGCTTTAGGCGAACCCCTTGAACTCGCCAGCGATGGCTCTTTGCTCTCCTCCCCCATCTGA
- a CDS encoding lipid-A-disaccharide synthase-related protein produces the protein MLLISNGHGEDLIALKIIEALRTQRPQLTLKVLPLVGTGGSFRPAIEEGWVQQVGPAAPLPSGGFSNQSLSGLFADLIAGLPLLTWQQWRCLRKLRAEIDAVLAVGDLLPLLMAWGSGRHFAVVGTPKSDYTWSSGPGRDLSDHYHALKGSEWDPWEWLLMRNKRCRLVVTRDRLTARGLRKHGVRAEAPGNPMMDGLSNTSAPASLSRCRRILLLCGSRMPEAERNFSRLLLGLAPLPSDRPIAVLVALGSTPSLQALGSELKRQGFRSSPPPSDALQAGACWLRGQILVLLGTGQFELWAPWAEVGVATAGTATEQLVGLGIPALSLPGKGPQFTQGFAKRQSRLLGGAVRSCQSSHELNTRLKQLLEDPSLRLQMGRRGRQRMGPAGGSEAIAKRVLIQLPLGHGY, from the coding sequence CTGCTGCTCATCAGCAATGGTCACGGGGAAGACCTCATCGCCTTAAAGATCATCGAGGCACTTCGGACCCAACGTCCGCAACTCACCCTGAAGGTGTTGCCACTGGTTGGGACGGGCGGAAGCTTCAGGCCAGCCATCGAAGAAGGCTGGGTCCAACAGGTTGGGCCCGCTGCGCCGCTCCCAAGTGGCGGATTTAGCAATCAAAGCCTGAGTGGCCTCTTTGCGGATTTAATCGCTGGGCTACCCCTGCTCACATGGCAGCAATGGCGATGCCTGCGCAAACTTCGCGCTGAGATTGACGCCGTCCTTGCCGTGGGAGACCTGCTCCCGCTCTTGATGGCTTGGGGTTCGGGACGGCACTTCGCCGTTGTGGGCACCCCAAAAAGCGATTACACCTGGTCCAGCGGCCCTGGTCGTGACCTCAGCGATCACTATCACGCCCTTAAAGGGAGCGAATGGGATCCGTGGGAATGGCTGCTCATGCGCAACAAACGCTGCCGTTTGGTGGTCACCCGTGACCGCTTAACAGCGCGAGGACTGCGAAAGCATGGGGTCCGCGCGGAAGCCCCTGGCAATCCGATGATGGATGGGTTGAGTAACACATCCGCCCCTGCCAGCCTGAGTCGCTGCAGGCGCATCCTGCTGCTGTGCGGAAGCCGCATGCCAGAAGCGGAGCGCAACTTCAGCCGCTTACTGCTCGGGTTGGCACCGTTGCCCAGCGACCGACCGATTGCCGTGCTGGTCGCGCTTGGCAGCACGCCAAGCCTTCAAGCCCTTGGCTCAGAGCTCAAGCGCCAAGGATTTCGATCCAGTCCACCACCCAGTGATGCGTTGCAGGCGGGAGCATGCTGGCTAAGAGGGCAGATCCTTGTCCTCTTAGGGACCGGACAGTTCGAGCTTTGGGCTCCATGGGCTGAAGTGGGCGTCGCCACGGCCGGAACAGCCACCGAGCAACTCGTCGGCTTGGGCATTCCCGCTCTCTCCCTTCCTGGGAAAGGACCTCAATTCACCCAAGGGTTCGCAAAACGCCAAAGTCGTTTGCTCGGTGGAGCGGTGCGTTCTTGCCAATCGAGCCATGAGCTCAACACACGTCTGAAACAGCTCCTCGAGGACCCATCTTTGAGATTGCAAATGGGTCGAAGAGGTCGACAACGCATGGGGCCTGCCGGTGGCAGTGAAGCCATCGCGAAGCGAGTTCTGATCCAACTGCCGCTCGGACACGGATACTGA
- a CDS encoding recombinase family protein, whose translation MSRSIGYARCSTTHQDTAAQTAELKGAGCVQVFAEKVSSRAPLEKRHQLRACLETLQKGDELVISKLDRLGRSQVEVINRLADLQEKGIHIRTLDGLINTRGLGRLAPLVIGLLTGLSEVERSLIQERTRESVEHRRKTGGNLGGRPKTSEKKERLVLRLRSEGESYRSIRDQTGISVSTIQRILQNQEVAS comes from the coding sequence ATGTCGCGATCAATCGGGTACGCCCGCTGTTCCACCACCCACCAAGACACCGCTGCTCAGACCGCTGAACTGAAGGGTGCGGGATGCGTGCAGGTGTTTGCCGAGAAGGTGTCCTCTCGTGCACCGCTGGAGAAACGTCACCAGTTGCGTGCCTGCCTGGAGACGCTGCAGAAGGGAGATGAACTGGTAATTTCCAAACTTGACCGCTTGGGACGGTCCCAGGTGGAGGTGATCAACCGTCTTGCTGACCTGCAGGAGAAGGGAATTCACATCAGGACCCTGGATGGACTGATCAACACCAGAGGACTGGGACGACTCGCCCCTTTGGTGATTGGACTGCTGACGGGTCTTTCTGAGGTTGAGAGGTCATTGATCCAAGAACGCACCAGAGAGTCCGTTGAACACCGCAGGAAGACGGGTGGAAACCTTGGTGGGAGACCCAAGACCTCAGAGAAGAAAGAACGTCTTGTGCTGCGTCTGAGGAGTGAGGGGGAGTCCTACAGGTCGATTCGTGATCAAACAGGGATCTCTGTATCAACGATTCAACGAATCCTCCAGAACCAGGAGGTCGCGTCATGA
- a CDS encoding ion transporter — MLATEPATEPVVRGPHFGLLAKLDLVVAILFLVEYLSRLWIAPLRDGAGKGVRGALGYAITPMAILDLVAIAPTILGFISPELYLLRLIRLVRIGKIGRSKCFQNCKFLPSIRLS; from the coding sequence ATTCTTGCGACGGAGCCTGCGACGGAGCCGGTGGTTCGTGGCCCTCATTTTGGTCTTTTGGCGAAATTAGACCTGGTTGTCGCAATCTTGTTTCTTGTGGAATACCTCTCCCGTTTATGGATTGCGCCGCTCCGAGATGGGGCAGGGAAAGGGGTGAGAGGCGCCTTGGGTTACGCGATCACTCCAATGGCGATTCTTGATCTTGTTGCGATTGCGCCAACGATCCTTGGATTTATTAGTCCTGAGCTCTATCTGCTTCGACTGATTCGTCTTGTGCGAATTGGCAAGATAGGGCGTTCTAAGTGCTTTCAGAACTGCAAATTTCTGCCATCTATTCGGCTGTCGTGA
- a CDS encoding potassium channel family protein, with product MYVVEGSVRTEQFGSIPRCLWWSVITVTTVGYGDVSPETAAGKIVAAMTACLDCCDRNPYWHYFFWIHRFSEFRKNGFRFQAWLRLQPN from the coding sequence ATGTATGTGGTTGAAGGAAGCGTGCGAACCGAGCAATTTGGCTCCATCCCTCGGTGCTTATGGTGGTCAGTGATTACCGTAACGACGGTTGGCTATGGAGATGTATCCCCAGAAACGGCAGCTGGAAAGATTGTTGCTGCGATGACGGCATGTTTGGATTGCTGTGATCGCAATCCCTATTGGCATTATTTCTTCTGGATTCACAGATTCTCTGAGTTTAGAAAAAACGGATTTAGATTCCAAGCGTGGTTGAGATTGCAGCCCAACTAG
- a CDS encoding N-acetylmuramoyl-L-alanine amidase: protein MPPIPAWLQRKRVTIPIGVTVLTMAALVLTQAKEQNLLSPDSAAAKTDSTLVKPSACQAPANPDPLLGARTRKPGRWVGTTPMAKDAPIVVMAGHADSQGMNSAGTPGFAVGVKKQAPMDARMRDELYWNLKVQKAVVRQGKARALNISAYNPPALTIRNDNHPKTNWSQARVRSAKGEYILEIHFDAYSPYGFGSGLIPAINRPLNTVDESLGKAFGRFPRLFRGGLGGPRRGIGILEIGMLEPPLEQKLRDPNTQLQTIECLALRVVDALEQGVNRSPDEGGNGPQGSNLQTNPADG from the coding sequence ATGCCCCCCATTCCGGCCTGGCTGCAGCGCAAACGGGTCACCATCCCGATCGGCGTCACCGTGCTGACCATGGCCGCCCTGGTGCTCACGCAAGCAAAAGAGCAGAACCTTTTGAGTCCAGACAGCGCCGCTGCGAAGACAGACAGCACGCTTGTTAAGCCATCAGCCTGCCAAGCTCCAGCCAACCCTGACCCGTTGCTGGGAGCTAGGACCCGTAAGCCTGGCCGTTGGGTGGGGACCACCCCTATGGCAAAAGACGCCCCCATAGTCGTCATGGCGGGGCATGCCGACTCCCAGGGGATGAACAGTGCAGGCACGCCTGGATTTGCTGTTGGAGTGAAGAAGCAAGCTCCGATGGATGCACGCATGCGCGACGAGCTGTACTGGAATTTGAAGGTTCAAAAGGCCGTGGTTCGCCAAGGGAAGGCCCGAGCTCTCAATATCAGCGCCTACAACCCACCGGCGCTCACGATCCGGAATGACAATCACCCCAAGACCAACTGGTCGCAGGCGAGGGTGCGTTCAGCCAAAGGCGAATACATCCTCGAAATTCATTTCGATGCCTATAGCCCCTATGGATTCGGCTCAGGCCTCATCCCAGCCATCAACAGACCCCTCAACACGGTTGATGAAAGCCTGGGCAAGGCCTTTGGGCGCTTCCCGAGACTGTTCCGAGGTGGTTTAGGCGGGCCACGGCGGGGAATCGGCATTCTCGAAATTGGAATGCTGGAACCGCCCTTAGAGCAAAAGCTCCGCGACCCCAACACGCAACTCCAAACCATTGAATGCTTGGCGCTACGTGTGGTGGATGCCTTGGAGCAAGGCGTTAATCGATCGCCTGATGAGGGCGGCAACGGTCCTCAAGGGTCGAATCTGCAAACCAATCCTGCGGACGGGTAA